The following are from one region of the Leishmania major strain Friedlin complete genome, chromosome 22 genome:
- the FPPS gene encoding farnesyl pyrophosphate synthase has translation MAHMERFQKVYEEVQEFLLGDAEKRFEMDVHRKGYLKSMMDTTCLGGKYNRGLCVVDVAEAMAKDTQMDAAAMERVLHDACVCGWMIEMLQAHFLVEDDIMDHSKTRRGKPCWYLHPGVTAQVAINDGLILLAWATQMALHYFADRPFLAEVLRVFHDVDLTTTIGQLYDVTSMVDSAKLDAKVAHANTTDYVEYTPFNHRRIVVYKTAYYTYWLPLVMGLLVSGTLEKVDKKATHKVAMVMGEYFQVQDDVMDCFTPPEKLGKIGTDIEDAKCSWLAVTFLTTAPAEKVAEFKANYGSTDPAAVAVIKQLYTEQNLLARFEEYEKAVVAEVEQLIAALEAQNAAFAASVKVLWSKTYKRQK, from the coding sequence ATGGCGCACATGGAACGCTTCCAGAAGGTGTACGAGGAGGTTCAGGAGTTCCTACTCGGCGATGCGGAGAAGCGCTTCGAAATGGATGTCCACCGCAAGGGCTACCTGAAGTCTATGATGGACACTACGTGCCTCGGCGGCAAGTACAACCGAGGTCTCTGCGTCGTGGacgtggcggaggcgatggcgaaGGATACGCAGATGGATGCGGCTGCGATGGAGCGCGTTCTGCacgacgcgtgtgtgtgcggctggATGATCGAGATGCTGCAGGCCCACTTCCTTGTGGAGGACGACATCATGGACCACAGCAAGACTCGCCGCGGCAAGCCGTGCTGGTACCTGCACCCCGGCGTGACCGCGCAGGTGGCCATCAATGACGGTCTCATTCTGCTGGCCTGGGCGACGCAGATGGCACTGCACTACTTCGCCGACCGCCCGTTCCTCgccgaggtgctgcgtgTTTTCCACGACGTCGATCTCACTACCACGATTGGTCAGCTGTACGACGTCACGTCGATGGTGGACTCAGCGAAGCTGGACGCCAAAGTGGCGCACGCCAACACGACGGACTACGTCGAGTACACACCCTTTAACCACCGCCGCATCGTTGTGTACAAGACCGCCTACTACACCTActggctgccgctggtgatgGGCCTTCTGGTGAGCGGGACACTGGAGAAAGTGGACAAGAAGGCGACGCACAAGGTGGCCATGGTGATGGGCGAGTACTTTCAGGTGCAGGACGACGTGATGGACTGCTTCACCCCGCCCGAGAAGCTTGGCAAAATCGGCACCGACATTGAAGACGCCAAGTGCTCGTGGCTCGCTGTCACCTTCCTGACGACCGCCCCGGCCGAGAAGGTCGCGGAGTTCAAGGCCAACTACGGCTCCACTGATCCGGCCGCGGTCGCCGTTATCAAGCAGCTTTACACCGAGCAGAACCTGCTCGCCCGCTTCGAGGAGTACGAGAAGGCCGTTGTGGCGGAGGTCGAGCAGCTCatcgctgcgctggaggcgcagaATGCCGCCTTCGCGGCTAGCGTGAAGGTGCTTTGGAGCAAGACTTACAAGCGCCAAAAGTAA
- a CDS encoding intraflagellar transport protein-like protein translates to MRAASRSGVGTSAGPGRQVGDRSYYIGLIRPKIAELSAEIERLQEQEQLIDRNSSVLTQLQQKSKTLQDGIAKLKDTLADVNVAVENSSSLDLAAVKEESARLEKQNIDRRKKVDDLFLAVKDTDAKTKATLQSLEEEIQQLDRRILNENQDYNSYKAIRDEAFAVSDMVLDRQHELRTLQAKQELLMANLAGDPDKKRAAEMLRGILRKRRESKELQNQCSLSVKEEQEKLIGQLKATRSDIEVLERQVNDIRDTLQESRARQSALEEEVKNFSGENVQAFQELQEKDREMQTFIDEYPDKERAELDKIAETQRHIADLLSRISQALEMQRQMPSENNTDTLHDLTTQVDAKRDQIQNDVKTHQRLEKELLERKVELDKVAHLDKKIKEELASHSAKMAEQKAEMEKFSDLDRLRAEVEDTRKVLSAQLAYYTRLRDGSKAQLNALTAEYEARKKELHAGDVFTTLSTQEQRIRMLWQSTFSLEDYVRLREKETQYLGTKAECLRIVDEVNLLLQNPSRIAGMGTAPLFSATSTH, encoded by the coding sequence ATGCGGGCAGCGTCGCGCAGTGGTGTGGGTACCTCTGCTGGCCCAGGACGTCAGGTTGGTGACCGCAGCTACTACATCGGGCTGATCCGCCCCAAGATTGCGGAGCTCTCGGCTGAGATTGAGCGactgcaggagcaggagcagctcaTCGACCGCAACAGCTCTGTcctcacgcagctgcagcaaaAGTCGAAGACGCTGCAGGACGGTATTGCCAAGCTGAAGGACACGCTCGCGGATGTAAACGTTGCCGTGGAAAATTCGAGCTCGCTCGACCTCGCTGCCGTGAAGGAAGAGTCTGCGCGACTGGAGAAGCAGAACATCGACCGCCGCAAGAAGGTCGACGACCTTTTCCTCGCTGTGAAGGACACGGACGCCAAGACGAAGGCGACGCTGCAGTCGCTGGAGGAGGAAATCCAGCAGCTGGACAGGCGCATACTCAACGAGAACCAAGACTACAACTCCTACAAGGCCATCCGCGACGAGGCCTTTGCGGTGTCGGATATGGTGCTGGATCGCCAACACGAGCTGCGAACGCTGCAAGCAAAGCAAGAACTGCTGATGGCGAACCTCGCTGGCGACCCGGACAAGAAGCGCGCCGCCGAGATGCTGCGCGGCATTCTGCGCAAGCGACGGGAGAGCAAAGAACTGCAGAACCAgtgctccctctctgtcaaggaggagcaggagaagTTGATTGGGCAGCTCAAGGCAACCCGCTCCGACATTgaggtgctggagcggcaggTGAATGACATCCGCGACACGTTGCAGGAGTCGCGTGCCCGACAAagcgcgctggaggaggaggtgaagaacTTCAGTGGCGAAAACGTGCAGGCTTTCCAGGAACTCCAAGAGAAGGACCGCGAGATGCAGACCTTCATTGACGAGTACCCCGACAAGGAGCGGGCGGAGCTGGATAAGATTGCCgagacgcagcggcacatCGCTGACCTGCTGAGCCGCATATCGCAAGCCCTCGAGATGCAGCGGCAGATGCCGTCGGAGAACAATACTGACACCCTCCACGACTTGACGACGCAGGTGGATGCGAAGCGAGACCAGATTCAGAACGACGTGAAGACCCACCAGCGCCTGGAGAAGGAACTGCTCGAGCGCAAGGTGGAGCTGGACAAGGTGGCGCACCTCGACAAGAAGAtcaaggaggagctggcgtcgcaCAGCGCCAAGatggcggagcagaaggcTGAGATGGAGAAGTTCAGCGACCTTGACAGACTGcgggcggaggtggaggacaCGCGCAAGGTGCTTAGCGCACAGCTAGCCTACTACACCCGCCTACGAGATGGGTCGAAGGCTCAGCTGAATGCGCTCACGGCGGAGTACGAGGCGCgcaagaaggagctgcacgCGGGCGATGTGTTCACCACACTCTCAACAcaggagcagcgcatccgcATGCTGTGGCAGTCCACCTTCTCCCTAGAAGACTACGTGCGTCTGAGGGAGAAGGAAACGCAGTACCTCGGCACTAAGGCGGAGTGCCTGCGGATCGTCGATGAAGTGAACTTGTTATTGCAGAACCCCTCTCGGATTGCCGGAATGGGGACGGCGCCGCTCTTTAGTGCCACCAGCACGCATTAG